The following nucleotide sequence is from Lacinutrix sp. Hel_I_90.
TAAAGCTTAATTTAAAATTTATAATAATTTAAAACCGTTTAGATATGTTCTAGACGGTTTTTTTAATTAATAACTTTTAGGCTTTAGAAACCTCGTGAACAGAAATACCAACTTATGAAGCATTTATATTATATACTACTCTTTGTTTTTGTTGTGTCATGCAAAGATGCTGTTTCTAATCCGTCAGTTTTATCGGAAGCCGAAACACAAACGATTAAGAAATCTGCTTTAATTGAAGCGTTTAAATATCAACCCAATGCCACACCAATTATAAGTGTGCATCGCGGTGGGAAAAGCATTGCAAAGTATCCTGAAAACTGTTTAGAAACTTTGCAATATGTTAACGATAGTATTCCTGCTATTTTTGAAATAGATGTTGCAAAGACCAAAGACAATCAGTTAGTTTTAATGCATGATAATAGTTTAGAACGTACCACAACAGGAATAGGCCCATTAACCGATTTTACTTATCAGGAATTAAAAAGCTATAATTTAGAAGACGATTTTGGTAACGAAACAAGGTTTAAAATCCCGCTGTTTACAGAGATACTAAAGTGGGCAAAAGCAAATGATGCTGTGTTGACAGTCGATATTAAACGCAGTGTGGCAGTAGCAGACGTTATTGATGCTATTCGTCAGGAAAAGGCAGAAGACCATTGTGTTATTATCACTTACGACTTAGAACAGGCTCAAAAAGCTTACCAATTGGCACCAGAATTATTACTCTCAGTTTCTGCAAGAAATGAAAAGGAACTGCATTGGCTTTTAGAGTCAAACATACCCACTGAAAATATGTTAGCCTTTACTGGTACACGTTTGTCGCCTGATGCTTTTTATAAACAAGTACAAGCTCACGGCATAAAAACGATTTTGGGCACCTTAGGAAACTTAGATAAGCAAGCGGAAGCAAAAGGCGATGTGCCTTATAATGTATGGAGCGCAAAGGGAATAGACGTTTTTGCTACAGATAGACCGTTTGCAGTCGCAAAAGCTTTAAACATCAAAAAATAAGTAATCAGACGAATCATATAAGGTTTTAAAAACCGTGTAGGGATTTAAAATAAGCAATATACTTTCAGGTTTTGTCCTAAAGTTTTTGGATTCGGACACAGCAATAAAAAATAAAACAGAAAGGTTTTCGGCTATACGAAAATGACTAAAATGACAAAAAAGACTATAATGAAGTATTCTAGACTTACAAAAGAACAATTTGAAGAACTCCACCAAGAGTTTATTAATTTTTTAGCCTCACAAACGATAAGCGCAGGGGAGTGGGAGGATATCAAAACTAATAATCCAGAAGTTGCAGAGCAAGAATTAGATGTATTTAGTGATTTGGTTTGGGAAGGCGTTTTAAATCATGCTAAATATTTAGAACACATTTCACCAAAAGACATGCATTTGTTTGCTTTAAATGAAGAGCACATGCATTTAATAGGGGTGAAAGTAACGACAGATGTAGATTTGACCACAACAGAGGGTTTTAATTGGTTGCGTAGCAATTTAATGGATGATGCGGTTGAATTCGTACAAGCAAAAAAAGACTATAGCGACGATAAAAATTTAGATCGGTTTACCTTAATACAGCAAGGGGCAAATATTACAAAAGGCGAGTTGTATGAGTATTTGTTTAAGCTTATAAATTAATAATTAGTCTGTCATCGCGAGGACGAAGGACGTGGCACTCTCATAAATAGTATTTCAATTATTAATTTGAGAACAGGTCATGAGATTGCGATACTTCGACTGCGCTCAGTACAGGCTAATTTTTTCTAATGAAAAGCGCGCAATGACGTTTATAATTATATATTTTTGTCCCATTGAGGCCTTCGGCTAGACACAAGACAAGCTTTATCGAAGTGAAACAAACTAAGAATCATTAAAACGAGCCCTTTTTTAAAAGGAATACACATGGCACAAAAACCAAGCATACCAAAAGGCACCAGAGATTTTAATCCAGAACAAGTTGCAAAACGCAACTATATTTTTGCTACAATAAAAGCGCAGTTTGAAACCTTCGGATTTCAACCTATAGAAACGCCAAGTTTTGAAAACTCTGATACTTTAATGGGGAAGTATGGTGAAGAAGGGGATCGCTTGATTTTTAAGATTTTGAATAGTGGTGATTATTTATCGAAAGTAGATAATAGAAGCTACTTAGATAAAAACGCAATAAAGATTACACCTCAGATTTCAGAGAAAGCCCTACGCTACGACTTAACAGTCCCATTCGCACGTTACGTCGTGCAACACCAAAACGATATTGAGTTCCCATTTAAACGCTACCAAATGCAACCCGTTTGGCGTGCAGACCGTCCGCAAAAAGGGCGTTTTAGAGAGTTCTACCAGTGTGATGCAGATGTGGTTGGTAGCGACTCCTTATGGCAAGAAGTAGAATTTGTACAGTTGTACG
It contains:
- a CDS encoding glycerophosphodiester phosphodiesterase family protein, translating into MKHLYYILLFVFVVSCKDAVSNPSVLSEAETQTIKKSALIEAFKYQPNATPIISVHRGGKSIAKYPENCLETLQYVNDSIPAIFEIDVAKTKDNQLVLMHDNSLERTTTGIGPLTDFTYQELKSYNLEDDFGNETRFKIPLFTEILKWAKANDAVLTVDIKRSVAVADVIDAIRQEKAEDHCVIITYDLEQAQKAYQLAPELLLSVSARNEKELHWLLESNIPTENMLAFTGTRLSPDAFYKQVQAHGIKTILGTLGNLDKQAEAKGDVPYNVWSAKGIDVFATDRPFAVAKALNIKK
- a CDS encoding DUF6495 family protein; the protein is MKYSRLTKEQFEELHQEFINFLASQTISAGEWEDIKTNNPEVAEQELDVFSDLVWEGVLNHAKYLEHISPKDMHLFALNEEHMHLIGVKVTTDVDLTTTEGFNWLRSNLMDDAVEFVQAKKDYSDDKNLDRFTLIQQGANITKGELYEYLFKLIN